The following proteins are co-located in the Salmo trutta unplaced genomic scaffold, fSalTru1.1, whole genome shotgun sequence genome:
- the LOC115190073 gene encoding cyclic AMP-dependent transcription factor ATF-6 alpha-like yields the protein MSSDLMLDFETQEQQMMNSETGTMSIDQDGEWDISLFDELDNLGDADELLQALECVGYAGHAPDLDFDMDLPPWSTDTGSTYTDGDLSVDSLSPARTMSSVTSPASREALSPYSIQ from the exons ATGTCGTCCGATTTAATGTTAGACTTCGAGACTCAAGAACAACAAATGATGAACAGTGAAACTGGCACCATGTCCATCGACCAGGATGGCGAGTGGG ACATCAGCCTGTTTGACGAGCTGGACAACCTTGGAGATGCAGACGAACTTCTTCAGGCCTTGGAGTGTGTGGGATAT GCCGGCCATGCCCCTGACCTCGACTTTGACATGGACCTGCCTCCCTGGAGCACTGACACAGGCAGCACCTACACAG ATGGGGATCTGAGtgtggactctctctctcctgcccgtACCATGAGCTCTGTCACCTCGCCTGCATCCCGAGAGGCCCTGTCACCTTACTCCATACAGTaa